A DNA window from Setaria viridis chromosome 2, Setaria_viridis_v4.0, whole genome shotgun sequence contains the following coding sequences:
- the LOC117845560 gene encoding uncharacterized protein isoform X2, which yields MAQLDTLAPTQLSDGVGLWPVGQTDTQAGGGQRRWRWRPVPASRRRRRGGSSDLFEQAGSRAESKAAMSKRLVSRLLGMFQSRTQVGVDKTGNRYFTRVEEVDGAMKERRWVEFKGADQDSTTVPVEWICWLNGQRKKAPTPEELAELEARRERVKQNIERMYLMFPTCKITYAFISKPHRPLCMLLSKNLTCFMRYILAC from the exons ATGGCCCAGCTCGACACTTTGGCCCCCACCCAGTTGAGCGATGGTGTCGGTCTGTGGCCTGTGGGTCAGACTGATACgcaagccggcggcggccagcggaggtggaggtggcgacCGGTTCCGGCGAGCCGCAGGCGGCGAAGAGGGGGAAGCAGCGACCTATTCGAGCAAGCCGGGAGCAGGGCAGAGTCGAAAGCGGCGATGTCGAAGCGGCTGGTTTCGCGGCTACTGGGGATGTTCCAGTCGCGGACGCAGGTGGGCGTCGACAAGACCGGCAACCGCTACTTCACCCGCGTCGAGGAGGTCGACGGCGCCA TGAAGGAGAGGCGGTGGGTGGAGTTCAAGGGCGCCGACCAGGACTCGACCACCGTTCCAG TCGAGTGGATTTGCTGGTTGAATGGCCAAAGGAAGAAAGCTCCAACGCCAGAA GAATTGGCTGAGCTGGAGGCGAGACGTGAACGTGTCAAGCAAAACATTGAACGTATGTATCTGATGTTTCCTACTTGTAAAATCACCTATGCTTTCATTAGTAAGCCTCACCGTCCATTATGCATGCTGTTGAGCAAGAATCTGACATGTTTTATGAGGTACATCCTAGCTTGCTGA
- the LOC117845561 gene encoding uncharacterized protein isoform X2, translating to MELEVGAPSPARYLLGAAIMMAGVVLPLAYMIFRSKRSPSSSSSSAAAGPSSFSKQT from the coding sequence ATGGAGCTGGAGGTGGGGGCGCCTTCGCCGGCGAGGTACCTGCTGGGGGCGGCGATCATGATGGCCGGCGTGGTGCTGCCGCTGGCGTACATGATCTTCCGCAGCAAGcgctcgccgtcctcctcctcctcctccgccgccgccgggccctcctccttctccaagCAGACGTAG
- the LOC117845561 gene encoding uncharacterized protein isoform X1, with protein MELEVGAPSPARYLLGAAIMMAGVVLPLAYMIFRSKRSPSSSSSSAAAGPSSFSKQTNKGLI; from the coding sequence ATGGAGCTGGAGGTGGGGGCGCCTTCGCCGGCGAGGTACCTGCTGGGGGCGGCGATCATGATGGCCGGCGTGGTGCTGCCGCTGGCGTACATGATCTTCCGCAGCAAGcgctcgccgtcctcctcctcctcctccgccgccgccgggccctcctccttctccaagCAGAC